From a single Ischnura elegans chromosome 7, ioIscEleg1.1, whole genome shotgun sequence genomic region:
- the LOC124162562 gene encoding RNA-binding protein lark-like, producing the protein MGDDIRTGSTPPKTKIFVGGLPEDAKAQDLRALFERYGTVTECDILNRYGFVHMKTDEMASRAIEALNNAEFMGVQISVEQSSSKKSGRGRGFGPMMRGKGGPMRGMRMGRAPPPYMMRDGRGDYDRRGPGMDGRGPGMDRIGLPPPPSMRNGYYDSYDRGYDGYYTART; encoded by the coding sequence atgggtGACGATATCCGTACTGGGAGCACTCCccctaaaactaaaattttcgtgGGCGGTCTCCCTGAAGACGCCAAGGCACAAGATCTGAGGGCCCTTTTTGAGCGGTATGGAACTGTTACCGAGTGTGACATTTTAAACAGGTATGGCTTTGTGCACATGAAGACTGATGAGATGGCCAGCCGTGCCATAGAGGCCCTGAACAATGCTGAATTTATGGGTGTCCAGATTAGCGTTGAGCAATCTTCTAGTAAGAAGAGTGGTCGTGGTAGAGGCTTTGGTCCAATGATGAGAGGTAAAGGAGGACCAATGAGGGGGATGAGAATGGGAAGAGCCCCACCTCCGTACATGATGAGGGACGGTCGTGGGGACTATGACAGACGAGGACCAGGAATGGATGGCAGGGGCCCTGGAATGGACAGGATTGGACTGCCACCTCCACCATCAATGAGGAATGGATACTATGACAGTTATGACAGAGGCTATGATGGCTACTACACTGCCCGAACCTGA